A window from Actinomycetospora corticicola encodes these proteins:
- a CDS encoding serine hydrolase domain-containing protein: MLLDTTAHALTHRLAVEQSRGRAPSMVGAVSRGATVLWSGGRGEVDGAPPTDDTQYRIGSITKTFVAVLVLRLRDEGRLALDDRLGDHLPDTPVADATIAQLLAHSSGLPAETGAPWWERSDGSVRPDLASLVAEPPLRAPGRRHHYSNVGYGLLGALVGHLRGHDWFTAVGTEILEPIGMTRTTYHPSAPHAHGWAVHPWADLLHPEPAHDAALMAPAGQMWSTTADLARFGAFLLHGDDRVLSARTVEEMRRPSAPSEAGDADRSHGLGLQLLRHSGRALAGHTGSMPGFVATLWVDPAEDLAAVAFANATSGPAIGGLVAELIGIVAEREPLLPEPWRPAVVTEEVLALLGPWYWGAAPIALRLRGTDELTVGGLGGGARASRFSPRPDGTWVGLDGYYAGETLRAVRHADGSVSHLDLGSFVFTREPYAPGEVIPGGVPDDGWGATR; encoded by the coding sequence GTGCTTCTCGACACCACCGCCCACGCCCTGACCCACCGCCTCGCCGTCGAACAGTCCCGTGGCCGGGCGCCCTCGATGGTGGGAGCGGTGTCGCGGGGCGCCACGGTGCTGTGGAGCGGCGGGCGCGGAGAGGTCGACGGCGCGCCGCCCACCGACGACACCCAGTACCGCATCGGGTCCATCACGAAGACGTTCGTCGCGGTGCTGGTGCTCCGCCTGCGGGACGAGGGCCGGCTCGCGCTCGACGACCGCCTCGGCGACCACCTGCCCGACACCCCGGTCGCCGACGCGACGATCGCGCAGCTGCTCGCCCACTCCTCCGGCCTGCCGGCCGAGACCGGTGCTCCCTGGTGGGAGCGCTCCGACGGGTCCGTCCGGCCCGACCTCGCGAGCCTCGTCGCGGAGCCGCCGCTGCGTGCGCCGGGTCGTCGCCACCACTACTCGAACGTCGGGTACGGCCTGCTCGGAGCACTCGTCGGCCACCTGCGCGGCCACGACTGGTTCACCGCGGTCGGCACCGAGATCCTCGAGCCGATCGGGATGACGCGCACGACCTACCACCCGTCCGCCCCGCACGCGCACGGCTGGGCGGTCCACCCGTGGGCCGATCTCCTGCACCCCGAACCGGCCCACGATGCGGCGCTCATGGCGCCCGCCGGTCAGATGTGGTCGACGACGGCGGACCTCGCCCGCTTCGGCGCGTTCCTCCTGCACGGCGACGACCGGGTGCTCTCCGCACGCACCGTCGAGGAGATGCGCCGCCCCTCGGCGCCGTCCGAGGCCGGGGACGCCGACCGCTCCCACGGCCTGGGGCTGCAGCTGCTCCGCCACTCCGGGCGGGCGCTGGCCGGCCACACCGGGTCGATGCCGGGCTTCGTCGCGACGCTCTGGGTCGACCCCGCCGAGGACCTCGCGGCCGTCGCCTTCGCCAACGCCACGTCCGGACCGGCGATCGGTGGTCTCGTGGCCGAGCTGATCGGCATCGTCGCCGAGCGCGAGCCGCTCCTGCCCGAGCCGTGGCGACCCGCCGTCGTGACCGAGGAGGTCCTGGCGCTGCTCGGGCCCTGGTACTGGGGCGCGGCACCGATCGCGTTGCGTCTGCGCGGCACCGACGAGCTGACCGTCGGCGGGCTCGGCGGCGGGGCGCGGGCGTCGCGCTTCTCGCCGCGCCCGGACGGGACGTGGGTCGGCCTCGACGGCTACTACGCGGGGGAGACCCTCCGCGCGGTCCGGCACGCGGACGGGTCGGTGAGCCATCTCGACCTCGGCAGCTTCGTGTTCACCCGCGAGCCCTACGCCCCCGGCGAGGTCATCCCCGGAGGTGTTCCCGACGACGGGTGGGGCGCTACCCGCTGA
- a CDS encoding BLUF domain-containing protein, whose product MADTTAGADGDQVFRLTYRSRLRVPPHDRKAELGAIFSTARSKNTKSGITGALLVWEDQVVQTLEGDETAVRELYDVIERDPRHDRVEMLGTGTAARVFGRWSMARVTEDGEPDIPLLMNKDKGGISPAAPRPTTAEQDAALDAMREQIRG is encoded by the coding sequence ATGGCCGACACCACCGCGGGCGCCGACGGCGATCAGGTCTTCCGCCTGACCTACCGGAGCCGGTTGCGCGTGCCGCCGCACGACCGCAAGGCCGAGCTGGGAGCCATCTTCAGCACCGCGCGCTCGAAGAACACGAAGTCGGGCATCACCGGCGCCCTGCTCGTGTGGGAGGACCAGGTCGTCCAGACGCTCGAGGGCGACGAGACCGCGGTGCGGGAGCTCTACGACGTGATCGAGCGCGACCCCCGGCACGACCGCGTCGAGATGCTCGGTACCGGGACGGCCGCCCGCGTGTTCGGCCGGTGGTCGATGGCACGGGTCACCGAGGACGGCGAGCCGGACATCCCCCTGCTGATGAACAAGGACAAGGGCGGCATCTCCCCGGCGGCACCCCGGCCCACGACGGCGGAGCAGGACGCCGCCCTCGACGCCATGCGCGAGCAGATCCGCGGCTGA
- a CDS encoding glutamate synthase-related protein has protein sequence MLAFFILGFLVVLGALTVLAAAVGSAAWWVLLGLIGVLLVVGVVDVVQTRHSILRNYPVIGHLRFLLEKIRPELQQYFIERNVDGRPFPRDTRTIVYERAKGIAGEKAFGTELDVNAVGYEYLVHSAAPADEPAQPHYVRVGGPDCTKPYDMALLNVSAMSFGSLSANAIRALNAGAALGGFAHDTGEGGLSKYHLERGGDLIWELGSGYFGARLPDGGFDAAQFADKASHHAVKCVSLKLSQGAKPGIGGVLPGPKVTPEIAEARAVPVGETVTSPSRHTAFSTPRELVRFIAHMRELAGGKPAGFKLCVGTRVDVLAVVKAMVDEGTTPDFIVVDGSEGGTGAAPLEYEDHMGTPLTEGLILVHNALVGAGLRDRVRIGASGKVATGTDIVKRLIQGADYTNSARAMMMATGCIQSQRCHTNQCPVGVATQDPKRARALVVDDKLHRVHRYQRATVMEATRMTASLGASCPAELHPRMLRRRITPTDTRSYAELYEWLRPGQLLAEPPMGWVDDWERADPDRF, from the coding sequence GTGCTGGCCTTCTTCATCCTCGGGTTCCTCGTGGTGCTCGGGGCGCTCACGGTCCTCGCGGCGGCGGTCGGCTCCGCGGCGTGGTGGGTGCTGCTCGGGCTGATCGGCGTCCTGCTCGTCGTCGGGGTCGTCGACGTGGTCCAGACCCGGCACTCGATCCTCCGCAACTACCCCGTGATCGGGCACCTGCGGTTCCTGCTCGAGAAGATCCGCCCCGAGCTGCAGCAGTACTTCATCGAGCGCAACGTCGACGGACGCCCCTTCCCCCGCGACACCCGCACGATCGTCTACGAACGCGCCAAGGGGATCGCCGGGGAGAAGGCGTTCGGCACCGAGCTCGACGTCAACGCGGTCGGCTACGAGTACCTCGTGCACTCCGCGGCCCCCGCTGACGAGCCGGCGCAGCCGCACTACGTCCGGGTCGGCGGGCCGGACTGCACGAAGCCCTACGACATGGCGCTGCTCAACGTCTCGGCGATGAGCTTCGGGTCGCTGTCGGCGAACGCGATCCGAGCCCTCAACGCCGGGGCCGCGCTCGGCGGCTTCGCCCACGACACCGGCGAGGGCGGACTGTCGAAATACCACCTCGAGCGCGGCGGGGATCTGATCTGGGAGCTCGGCAGCGGCTACTTCGGCGCCAGGCTTCCCGACGGCGGGTTCGACGCGGCCCAGTTCGCCGACAAGGCCTCCCACCACGCGGTGAAGTGCGTGTCGCTGAAGCTGAGCCAGGGCGCCAAGCCCGGGATCGGCGGCGTGCTGCCCGGCCCGAAGGTGACCCCCGAGATCGCCGAGGCGCGGGCCGTCCCGGTGGGCGAGACCGTCACCAGCCCGTCCCGGCACACCGCCTTCTCCACCCCACGGGAGCTGGTGCGCTTCATCGCGCACATGCGGGAGCTGGCGGGCGGCAAGCCCGCGGGCTTCAAGCTGTGCGTGGGCACCCGGGTCGACGTGCTCGCCGTCGTGAAGGCCATGGTCGACGAGGGCACCACGCCGGACTTCATCGTCGTCGACGGGTCCGAGGGCGGGACCGGTGCGGCGCCGCTGGAGTACGAGGACCACATGGGGACGCCGCTCACGGAGGGCCTGATCCTGGTGCACAACGCGCTGGTCGGCGCGGGCCTGCGCGACCGCGTGCGGATCGGGGCCTCGGGCAAGGTCGCCACCGGCACCGACATCGTCAAGCGGCTCATCCAGGGCGCGGACTACACCAACTCGGCGCGGGCGATGATGATGGCGACCGGCTGCATCCAGAGCCAGCGCTGCCACACCAACCAGTGCCCGGTCGGCGTCGCGACGCAGGACCCGAAGCGGGCCCGGGCGCTCGTCGTCGACGACAAGCTGCACCGGGTCCACCGCTACCAGCGGGCCACCGTCATGGAGGCGACCCGCATGACCGCCTCGCTCGGTGCCTCGTGCCCCGCCGAGCTGCACCCGCGGATGCTCCGGCGCCGGATCACCCCGACCGACACGCGCTCCTACGCCGAGCTCTACGAGTGGCTGCGCCCCGGTCAGCTCCTCGCCGAGCCGCCGATGGGCTGGGTCGACGACTGGGAGCGCGCGGACCCCGACCGCTTCTAG
- a CDS encoding TMEM165/GDT1 family protein, translating to MSLAVAGLVFAIIFPAELPDKTALASLMLGSRYDPRPVFVGVAGAFLVHVCLAIAAGSLIALLPHRIVEGVVGAMFLIGAVLLLRGARGEDAGEEEPTPGSSSVAGWRVAATSFGIILVAEFGDLTQIVTANLAAHYRDPLAVGVGATLALWAVGGLAILGGRKVQRILSLTWLTRIAAVVMIVLAGFSLVSAVSG from the coding sequence GTGAGCCTCGCCGTCGCCGGCCTCGTGTTCGCGATCATCTTCCCGGCCGAACTGCCGGACAAGACCGCCCTCGCGAGCCTGATGCTGGGCAGTCGGTACGACCCGCGACCGGTGTTCGTCGGGGTCGCCGGCGCCTTCCTGGTGCACGTCTGTCTCGCCATCGCCGCGGGCAGTCTCATCGCCCTGCTCCCGCACCGGATCGTCGAGGGCGTGGTCGGGGCGATGTTCCTGATCGGCGCGGTCCTGCTGCTGCGCGGGGCGCGCGGCGAGGACGCGGGCGAGGAGGAGCCGACTCCCGGCTCGTCGTCGGTCGCCGGTTGGCGGGTCGCCGCCACGAGCTTCGGCATCATCCTCGTGGCGGAGTTCGGGGACCTCACCCAGATCGTCACCGCCAACCTCGCGGCGCACTATCGGGACCCGCTCGCCGTCGGGGTCGGCGCGACCCTCGCGTTGTGGGCCGTCGGCGGCCTCGCGATCCTCGGCGGCCGCAAGGTGCAGCGGATCCTGTCGCTGACCTGGCTCACGCGGATCGCCGCGGTGGTCATGATCGTCCTGGCGGGGTTCAGCCTGGTCTCGGCCGTCAGCGGGTAG
- a CDS encoding ERCC4 domain-containing protein, translated as MGSSSARRGRGPRTKALYCHPVGLDEWPEDPEVVERVPLVSCSRTGAAIDVIADRRTERRSQIVHTRARGREMVFWQSPNTRKQARPQVRTPTARAAGTEAELEILVDSHERYAYRFSGQQVRTTKRTLRCGDYGVEVDGRVVAAVERKSLPDLVSSLTNSTLRHAVAELATLPRAAVVVEERYSKVFALEYVRPALVADGIAELAVRYPGVPIVFTDTRGLAEEWTYRFLAAAWTWAQDEAVIGARIPGAASELGTAGPAREPTTAQVRSWARSAGWEVPDRGRLRPEVWAAYRSAH; from the coding sequence GTGGGCTCGTCTTCCGCACGTCGGGGACGTGGCCCCCGGACGAAGGCGCTCTACTGCCACCCGGTCGGGCTCGACGAGTGGCCGGAGGATCCGGAGGTCGTCGAGCGCGTGCCACTGGTGTCCTGCTCCCGGACCGGCGCGGCGATCGACGTGATCGCCGACCGCCGCACCGAACGGCGATCGCAGATCGTGCACACGCGGGCCCGCGGGCGCGAGATGGTGTTCTGGCAGTCGCCCAACACCCGGAAGCAGGCGCGCCCGCAGGTCCGCACGCCGACCGCGCGGGCAGCCGGCACCGAGGCGGAGCTGGAGATCCTCGTCGACTCCCACGAGCGCTACGCCTACCGGTTCTCCGGGCAACAGGTCCGTACGACGAAGCGGACCCTGCGCTGCGGGGACTACGGCGTCGAGGTCGACGGGCGGGTCGTCGCGGCCGTCGAGCGGAAGTCGCTGCCCGACCTCGTGTCGAGCCTGACGAACTCGACGCTCCGGCACGCGGTGGCCGAGCTGGCCACGCTGCCCCGCGCGGCCGTCGTCGTGGAGGAGCGCTACTCGAAGGTCTTCGCGCTGGAGTACGTGCGGCCCGCTCTGGTCGCGGACGGGATCGCGGAGCTCGCCGTGCGCTACCCCGGGGTGCCGATCGTCTTCACCGACACCCGGGGCCTGGCGGAGGAGTGGACCTACCGCTTCCTCGCCGCGGCGTGGACCTGGGCGCAGGACGAGGCGGTCATCGGGGCGCGGATCCCGGGCGCCGCGTCCGAACTCGGGACCGCCGGCCCCGCGCGGGAGCCGACGACGGCCCAGGTCAGGTCGTGGGCGCGCTCCGCCGGGTGGGAGGTGCCGGACCGCGGCCGGCTCCGTCCGGAGGTCTGGGCGGCCTACCGGTCCGCGCACTAG